A genomic window from Haladaptatus caseinilyticus includes:
- a CDS encoding arylsulfotransferase family protein, with the protein MVSIGFPSGRRLGAGLMGVALVSVILVLVVSALAAPPISKPSLTNDSAETVVGVQSTTTKGRVAVLDASGQQVWDFGQAASYHDVSRLPNGSILASFMARGYDDCGPYESPCERTGIRIIDPEPTPHVVREWSFPVRTSLNSEVHDAEFLPSGELLVADMDRERVFTLAPNGTITWQWNASQFYDAPPDPTKTDWLHINDVDRIGDGRYLVSVRNANQLLVIERGRGVVEVVNENRDASVLNYQHNPQWLSENTILVADSENDRVVELHRNGSTGQWNVAWQARGAGGIGFDWPRDADRLPNGNTLITDSRNNRVVELNQSGAMVWSARVPTVPYEADRDPGEYPAGRSYDSASDVGTGTITLPVFGYLLDSARHVVSLPYWLAGWHLAVSSVALLLFLVGLWLFVRGGEKTVA; encoded by the coding sequence GTGGTTTCGATTGGGTTCCCGTCGGGACGTCGACTCGGTGCCGGACTGATGGGCGTTGCGCTCGTCAGTGTGATTCTCGTACTCGTTGTTAGCGCCCTCGCCGCGCCCCCGATTTCGAAGCCGTCGCTGACGAACGACTCGGCCGAAACCGTCGTCGGGGTACAATCGACGACCACCAAGGGACGAGTCGCCGTTCTGGACGCGAGCGGTCAGCAAGTATGGGATTTCGGACAGGCGGCCAGCTATCACGACGTGTCCCGTCTTCCGAACGGGTCGATTCTCGCGTCGTTCATGGCACGTGGGTATGACGACTGCGGCCCCTACGAGTCACCATGCGAACGCACCGGGATTCGAATCATCGACCCGGAGCCGACCCCCCACGTCGTCCGGGAGTGGTCGTTCCCGGTTCGAACCAGCCTCAACAGCGAGGTCCACGACGCGGAATTTCTCCCCTCCGGCGAACTGCTGGTCGCGGACATGGACAGGGAACGGGTGTTCACGCTCGCACCAAACGGAACCATAACGTGGCAATGGAACGCGAGCCAGTTCTACGACGCGCCGCCCGACCCGACGAAAACCGACTGGCTCCACATCAACGACGTGGATCGAATCGGCGACGGGAGATATCTCGTCTCGGTTCGGAACGCGAACCAATTGCTCGTCATCGAACGCGGCCGGGGTGTCGTCGAGGTCGTCAACGAAAACCGCGACGCGAGCGTCTTGAACTACCAGCACAACCCACAGTGGCTCTCGGAAAACACGATTCTCGTCGCCGATTCGGAGAACGACCGGGTGGTCGAGCTCCACCGAAACGGATCGACCGGGCAGTGGAACGTCGCGTGGCAGGCCCGCGGCGCGGGTGGAATCGGGTTCGACTGGCCGCGGGATGCGGACCGCCTGCCGAACGGCAACACGCTCATCACCGACAGTCGGAACAACCGCGTCGTGGAACTGAACCAATCCGGCGCGATGGTCTGGAGCGCGCGGGTTCCCACTGTTCCCTACGAGGCGGACCGCGACCCCGGAGAATACCCCGCTGGGCGATCGTACGATTCCGCGAGCGACGTCGGCACCGGAACGATAACGCTGCCCGTTTTCGGCTATCTGCTCGACAGTGCTCGACACGTGGTTTCCCTCCCGTACTGGCTGGCCGGGTGGCATCTCGCGGTTAGTTCCGTCGCACTCCTTCTTTTCCTCGTCGGACTCTGGCTGTTCGTTCGAGGCGGGGAAAAGACGGTTGCATGA
- a CDS encoding four-helix bundle copper-binding protein encodes MALSEIDHLTDEQRDCIDNCFEATQACEWCADECAGEDGDMARCIRLCRDVADLASQHARFMARNSNYSEQLAEACAGACEECAEECSRHDHDHCQLCADVLEDCAESCRSMIAS; translated from the coding sequence ATGGCACTCAGCGAAATCGACCATCTGACCGACGAACAGCGCGACTGCATCGACAACTGTTTCGAAGCCACCCAAGCCTGCGAATGGTGTGCCGACGAATGTGCCGGGGAGGACGGGGATATGGCGCGGTGTATTCGACTCTGCCGAGACGTGGCCGACCTCGCCAGCCAGCACGCCCGATTCATGGCCCGGAACTCGAACTATAGCGAGCAACTCGCGGAAGCCTGTGCCGGTGCGTGCGAGGAGTGTGCCGAGGAGTGTTCCCGACACGACCACGACCACTGTCAACTCTGTGCCGACGTGTTGGAAGACTGTGCCGAAAGCTGCCGCTCGATGATCGCGTCGTAA
- the thiD gene encoding bifunctional hydroxymethylpyrimidine kinase/phosphomethylpyrimidine kinase translates to MSRIPAPVELPVALTIAGSDSGGGAGIQADLKTMEAHGVFGTSVVTSVTAQNTRGVEGAFTLPVAEVEAQCSAVLSDFDVRAVKTGMLAEAPVVRSVTEQVSGLDVPVVIDPVMVAASGDPLLDSDGQDAYEELIEHATLVTPNADEAEVLTGTKPVNEESARTAGEKLLEQGADAALMKGGHVPDEDVRDVLVTADGVETFIHDRVETDATHGSGCTLASAIAARLAQGDVLRESVAGATAFMERAVRYHLNVGEGPGSVHHLVELRNEADRDSTAEAVERVVQSFVERDVSALVPEVGMNIVGATPSAESVGETAAVEGRITRTLSGVKPNRGVRFGASSHVARFLLSAREFDPALRFAVNCRFDEDVEAALSTLNGEISEFDRESEPEDVKEQEGSTMQWGAKRAFESASGTPVAIIDRGEVGKEAIVKLLATDTEELQRRAFAVLSTLES, encoded by the coding sequence ATGAGCCGGATTCCAGCACCGGTCGAACTGCCGGTCGCGTTGACGATCGCTGGAAGCGATTCCGGAGGAGGTGCGGGAATTCAAGCCGATTTGAAGACGATGGAGGCTCACGGCGTCTTCGGTACCAGCGTCGTGACGAGCGTCACGGCACAAAACACGCGAGGCGTCGAAGGAGCGTTCACCCTTCCCGTCGCGGAAGTCGAAGCCCAGTGCTCCGCCGTCCTCTCTGATTTCGACGTTCGGGCGGTCAAGACCGGGATGCTCGCGGAAGCTCCGGTGGTTCGGAGCGTCACGGAACAAGTCTCCGGTCTGGATGTTCCAGTCGTCATCGACCCCGTGATGGTTGCTGCTTCGGGTGATCCACTGCTGGACTCTGACGGACAGGACGCCTACGAGGAACTCATCGAACACGCGACGCTCGTGACGCCGAACGCCGACGAAGCCGAAGTGTTGACCGGAACGAAACCCGTGAACGAAGAGAGCGCCCGTACGGCGGGCGAGAAACTGCTCGAACAGGGGGCCGACGCGGCACTGATGAAGGGTGGGCACGTTCCGGACGAAGACGTTCGAGACGTGTTGGTGACCGCGGACGGCGTCGAAACCTTCATTCACGACCGAGTCGAGACGGACGCGACCCACGGGTCCGGATGCACGCTCGCCAGTGCCATCGCCGCCCGACTCGCGCAGGGTGACGTCCTGCGCGAGTCGGTTGCAGGTGCGACGGCGTTCATGGAACGTGCCGTTCGCTACCATCTGAACGTCGGCGAGGGGCCGGGATCGGTTCACCATCTCGTGGAACTGCGAAACGAAGCCGACCGCGATTCGACCGCGGAAGCGGTCGAACGTGTCGTTCAGTCGTTCGTCGAGCGCGACGTGAGTGCACTGGTTCCGGAGGTCGGAATGAACATCGTCGGTGCGACACCGTCCGCCGAGTCGGTGGGCGAAACCGCAGCCGTCGAGGGGAGAATTACCCGAACACTGTCCGGCGTGAAGCCGAATCGCGGCGTGCGGTTCGGCGCGTCGAGTCACGTCGCCCGATTCCTGCTCTCCGCGCGCGAGTTCGACCCCGCCCTCCGATTCGCCGTCAACTGCCGGTTCGACGAGGATGTGGAAGCGGCGCTCTCGACGCTCAATGGCGAAATTTCGGAGTTCGACCGCGAATCGGAGCCTGAAGACGTGAAAGAACAGGAAGGGAGTACGATGCAGTGGGGGGCAAAACGAGCGTTCGAGTCAGCGAGCGGGACGCCCGTGGCGATAATCGACCGCGGAGAGGTCGGTAAGGAGGCCATCGTGAAACTCCTGGCGACGGATACGGAGGAACTGCAACGCCGGGCGTTTGCAGTGCTCTCGACGTTGGAGTCCTGA
- a CDS encoding AIR synthase family protein, translating into MDKLGKVDRAFFEEYIYPHLGAERDDVMLSPQHGVDFGVFEVGGEAVATATDPIFIMPSLGFERAAWFAFHIVMSDVAVSGLSPTHLAVDFNLPPEITDEEFETIWTTFDREAKKLDVSVVTGHTARYAGCNYPMVGGANAMAVGNPDDIVRPDGARPGDRVLITKGPAVEATGLLSIQFEELMELSEETVENAKERFYDMSPVEDALVAADAGTVTAMHDATEGGVHGALVEMAHASGVHLDVSRNSVPVLPGVLPTCEFFDIDPWESISEGTLLLSVAPEDAEVVLSALSAAEIPAADIGEVRDGDGVTVDGNRIEHPEVDPFWGAFEEYMGRSE; encoded by the coding sequence ATGGACAAGCTCGGCAAAGTAGATAGGGCGTTTTTCGAGGAGTACATTTACCCGCATCTCGGTGCGGAGCGCGACGACGTAATGCTCTCGCCACAGCACGGTGTGGACTTCGGCGTGTTCGAGGTCGGCGGGGAAGCAGTTGCAACCGCGACCGACCCGATTTTTATCATGCCTTCGCTCGGGTTCGAGCGTGCGGCGTGGTTCGCCTTCCATATCGTCATGAGCGACGTGGCGGTCAGCGGGCTTTCGCCGACCCACCTCGCCGTGGATTTCAACCTGCCGCCCGAAATCACGGACGAGGAGTTCGAAACGATTTGGACGACGTTCGACCGCGAAGCCAAAAAACTAGATGTCAGCGTCGTCACGGGCCACACCGCCCGCTATGCGGGGTGTAACTATCCGATGGTCGGCGGAGCAAACGCCATGGCCGTCGGTAATCCCGATGACATCGTTCGGCCGGACGGGGCGCGCCCCGGTGACCGCGTCCTCATCACCAAAGGTCCGGCGGTCGAAGCGACGGGGCTGCTTTCCATCCAATTCGAGGAACTGATGGAACTATCCGAAGAGACGGTCGAGAACGCCAAGGAACGGTTTTACGATATGAGTCCTGTCGAGGACGCGCTAGTCGCGGCGGACGCGGGCACCGTCACCGCGATGCACGACGCGACGGAGGGCGGTGTCCACGGTGCACTGGTCGAGATGGCTCACGCCAGCGGCGTCCATCTCGACGTTTCCCGGAACTCGGTCCCCGTTCTCCCGGGTGTACTGCCAACCTGCGAGTTTTTCGACATCGATCCGTGGGAGTCGATAAGCGAAGGAACGCTTTTGCTTTCGGTCGCGCCTGAAGACGCCGAGGTCGTGCTTTCGGCGCTTTCCGCCGCCGAAATCCCTGCCGCTGATATCGGTGAAGTCCGCGACGGGGATGGCGTGACGGTCGATGGCAATCGAATCGAACATCCGGAGGTAGACCCGTTCTGGGGCGCTTTCGAGGAGTACATGGGGCGATCCGAATGA
- a CDS encoding AIR synthase family protein encodes MTELGKIDRDFFDEHIYPSLGAEREDELLGPKHGVDFGVIDVGEHVVALATDPLSILPELGFERSAWFAFHVVMSDVAVSGLRPTHLAVDFNLPPEITDEEFATVWRTFDREAKKLGVSVVTGHTARYAGCQYPWVGGATTLAVGKKDDLVRPDGARPGDRILVTKGPGVEAAGFLVTLFEEHIDLPSETIERATERFYDMSPVEDALVAADAGTVTAMHDATECGIHGALVEMARAAAVRFDVTHDDVPILPGVLEACEFFDIDPWESTTEGTLLLSVAPEDVERILGALANVGIPAAEMGTVCEGDGVYVDGSRIEHPDVDPSWQVFAEYADRD; translated from the coding sequence ATGACGGAGCTCGGAAAGATAGATCGGGATTTTTTCGACGAACATATCTATCCCTCCCTCGGTGCGGAGCGTGAGGACGAACTACTCGGGCCGAAACACGGCGTGGATTTCGGGGTCATCGACGTCGGTGAGCACGTCGTCGCACTCGCCACCGACCCGCTTTCGATTCTACCGGAACTCGGATTCGAACGTTCGGCGTGGTTCGCCTTCCACGTCGTCATGAGCGACGTGGCGGTGAGTGGCCTTCGGCCGACCCACCTCGCCGTGGATTTCAACCTGCCGCCCGAAATCACGGACGAGGAGTTCGCCACCGTTTGGCGGACGTTCGATCGCGAAGCCAAAAAATTGGGCGTCAGCGTCGTCACGGGCCACACCGCCCGCTATGCGGGGTGTCAGTATCCATGGGTCGGCGGAGCGACGACGCTCGCAGTCGGGAAAAAAGACGATCTCGTGCGACCGGATGGAGCACGACCAGGCGACCGTATCCTCGTCACGAAGGGACCGGGCGTTGAAGCGGCGGGCTTTCTGGTCACGCTGTTCGAGGAGCATATCGACCTCCCATCGGAGACCATCGAACGAGCCACGGAACGGTTTTACGACATGAGTCCCGTCGAGGACGCGCTGGTCGCGGCGGACGCGGGCACCGTCACCGCGATGCACGACGCGACGGAGTGTGGGATTCACGGTGCACTGGTCGAGATGGCTCGGGCAGCGGCCGTTCGGTTCGATGTGACGCACGACGACGTGCCGATATTGCCGGGTGTGTTGGAAGCGTGTGAGTTCTTCGACATCGACCCGTGGGAATCCACGACAGAGGGGACACTCCTCCTTTCGGTCGCACCCGAGGACGTAGAACGTATCCTCGGCGCGCTCGCAAACGTGGGGATTCCGGCGGCCGAAATGGGTACGGTGTGTGAAGGCGATGGGGTCTACGTCGATGGAAGTCGAATCGAACATCCCGATGTAGACCCCTCGTGGCAGGTGTTTGCCGAGTATGCAGACCGGGACTGA
- a CDS encoding NAD-dependent epimerase/dehydratase family protein yields MTRIAVTGAAGNVGRETLAALEEYDVTPITHSEHDDLDSEVCDVTEADALSEILAGHDVVVHLAANPSPEAGWRSTVDVNIEGTRNVFEAAREHDIDRVVFASSNHAVGMYNADDPSETETMVTGRAHPVYPDDPPRPDSYYGVSKVTGEALGTYFADRHGIEVVNLRIGWLISEDELRDTQTESDEHARFSRAMWLSPRDCRNVMYAAATALLPEPTVTAHATSRNDDRFLSLLETERTLGYRPRDNASEVLDVQ; encoded by the coding sequence ATGACGCGAATCGCAGTGACGGGTGCCGCTGGCAACGTCGGGAGGGAAACGCTCGCCGCTCTCGAAGAGTACGACGTAACCCCGATTACTCACAGTGAGCACGACGATCTCGATAGCGAAGTGTGCGACGTGACCGAAGCCGACGCACTTTCCGAGATTCTCGCCGGTCACGACGTCGTCGTTCACCTCGCTGCGAATCCCTCCCCGGAGGCAGGTTGGCGAAGCACGGTGGACGTGAACATCGAGGGTACTCGCAACGTCTTCGAGGCCGCCCGTGAGCACGACATCGACCGCGTCGTCTTTGCCTCCTCGAATCACGCCGTCGGTATGTACAACGCGGACGACCCGTCGGAGACGGAAACGATGGTTACCGGGCGCGCCCACCCCGTCTATCCCGACGACCCGCCACGTCCGGACTCCTACTACGGTGTGAGCAAAGTGACGGGGGAAGCACTCGGAACCTACTTCGCCGATCGCCACGGTATCGAAGTCGTCAACCTCCGAATCGGGTGGCTCATCTCGGAGGACGAACTTCGAGACACACAAACCGAGTCGGACGAACACGCCCGATTTTCGCGTGCGATGTGGCTCAGCCCCCGCGACTGTCGAAACGTGATGTACGCGGCCGCCACCGCTTTACTCCCCGAACCGACCGTGACCGCCCACGCGACATCGCGGAACGACGACCGATTCCTTTCGCTCCTCGAAACCGAGCGAACACTCGGGTATCGCCCCCGTGACAACGCGAGCGAAGTGTTGGACGTTCAGTAG
- a CDS encoding L-lactate permease, whose translation MASATEILLAVLPLVVIAYLMVGEYWPATRAMPVAWVSAVVVGFFGWEMTPRWVAAATINGFITATNILWIVFGAILLLYTLKQTGAFDTINAGFTSISEDRCVQVVLLVFLLGSFIEAAAGFGTPAAVVGPLLVGLGFPPLAAVVVALTGNLMAITFGAVGTPLIIGLQDVFATSDVATPAGTTVPEWVAQIGVWAATFHVTVGLLLPFIGVAMMTRFFGEERSIKPALEVLPLTLFAWFTFAVPYWITAYFIGPVFPGLIGAMSGMVFTVAALKAGFFHPDEEWDFGPQETWPNHWVGDIEPGETTTQDGTIAADGGVVTKQMPLWKAWTPYAMLAAVLVLTRVWSPLTDFLTHTLVLVWSDILGTGLENDFPLLYLPGAVFVFVHLLTIPLQDMNGREIKAAWVETAEKVMPAVVALLFAVATVQIMIQSGKAAGIDSMLAVLSDATANFAGGVYPFFAALVGAFGAFLAGSNTVSDILFGTFQYNVAENLGVSRTILVGSQAVGGAIGNLIAIHNVVAALAVVGLVGEEGRVIRLELIPLAYYAVATGTLTMLFVYVIFPNVF comes from the coding sequence ATGGCTAGCGCGACCGAAATCCTCCTTGCGGTTCTTCCACTCGTCGTCATCGCGTACCTGATGGTCGGTGAGTACTGGCCAGCAACGCGCGCGATGCCGGTTGCTTGGGTCTCCGCCGTCGTCGTCGGCTTCTTCGGCTGGGAGATGACGCCGCGCTGGGTCGCCGCGGCGACCATCAACGGCTTCATCACCGCGACGAACATCCTCTGGATCGTCTTCGGCGCGATTTTACTCCTGTACACGTTGAAACAGACCGGTGCGTTCGACACCATCAACGCGGGCTTCACCTCCATCAGCGAAGATAGATGCGTCCAAGTGGTGTTGCTCGTCTTCTTGTTGGGGTCGTTCATCGAAGCTGCGGCCGGATTCGGCACGCCCGCGGCGGTCGTCGGACCCCTTCTCGTCGGTCTCGGATTTCCGCCGCTCGCGGCCGTCGTGGTTGCCCTCACCGGAAACCTGATGGCCATTACCTTCGGCGCAGTCGGAACGCCACTTATCATCGGCCTTCAGGACGTGTTCGCCACTTCGGACGTTGCGACGCCCGCCGGAACGACCGTTCCGGAGTGGGTCGCTCAAATCGGCGTCTGGGCGGCGACGTTTCACGTCACCGTCGGCCTCTTGCTTCCGTTCATTGGTGTCGCAATGATGACTCGGTTCTTCGGCGAGGAGCGATCCATCAAACCTGCGCTCGAAGTGCTTCCGCTCACGCTGTTCGCCTGGTTTACCTTCGCCGTTCCGTACTGGATCACTGCCTACTTCATCGGGCCGGTGTTTCCCGGTCTCATCGGCGCGATGTCAGGGATGGTGTTCACCGTCGCCGCGCTCAAAGCCGGCTTCTTCCACCCAGACGAGGAGTGGGATTTCGGCCCCCAGGAGACGTGGCCGAACCACTGGGTCGGCGACATCGAGCCGGGTGAAACGACCACGCAAGACGGTACCATCGCCGCCGACGGTGGTGTCGTCACCAAGCAGATGCCCCTCTGGAAGGCGTGGACGCCGTACGCGATGTTGGCGGCGGTGCTCGTCCTTACGCGAGTCTGGTCGCCGCTGACCGATTTCCTGACTCATACGCTCGTACTCGTGTGGTCCGACATCCTCGGAACGGGCCTCGAAAACGATTTCCCGCTGTTGTACCTTCCCGGCGCGGTGTTCGTCTTCGTCCACCTCCTGACGATACCGCTTCAGGATATGAACGGCCGCGAAATCAAAGCCGCGTGGGTCGAAACGGCGGAGAAGGTCATGCCAGCAGTCGTCGCACTGCTGTTCGCAGTCGCGACCGTCCAAATCATGATTCAATCGGGGAAGGCGGCCGGCATCGACAGCATGCTCGCCGTTCTCTCGGACGCGACTGCGAACTTCGCCGGGGGCGTGTATCCGTTCTTCGCGGCGCTCGTCGGCGCGTTTGGTGCCTTCCTCGCAGGGTCGAACACGGTCAGCGACATCCTGTTCGGGACGTTCCAGTACAACGTCGCGGAAAACCTCGGCGTCTCCCGGACGATTCTCGTCGGATCTCAGGCCGTCGGCGGTGCTATCGGCAACCTCATCGCGATCCACAACGTCGTCGCGGCGCTCGCCGTAGTGGGTCTCGTGGGAGAGGAGGGGCGGGTCATCCGTCTCGAACTCATTCCGTTGGCCTACTACGCCGTCGCGACCGGGACGCTGACGATGCTGTTCGTCTACGTGATATTCCCGAACGTTTTCTGA
- a CDS encoding DUF6735 family protein produces the protein MGHRAFVAYERPDGRYDRHYAHWGATSLSLRHKITPETPFGGDSRSSRGGSTNRWIPAIEPTPEATALSCKGAASFDYQQIEAFYVVSLTWVVTVYLPLWFGTPANTAPDSGALVAVSDDHDAAHVRQWYRATRAVVWDMVRRGVLSEHSATNYLAARLVEWGGDRREVISMS, from the coding sequence GTGGGACACCGAGCATTTGTCGCCTACGAGCGACCCGACGGCCGTTACGACCGCCACTACGCACATTGGGGAGCGACGTCGCTTTCGCTCCGCCACAAAATCACGCCCGAAACGCCTTTCGGTGGTGATTCGAGGAGTTCCCGCGGTGGTTCGACGAACCGATGGATACCCGCCATCGAGCCAACCCCCGAAGCAACAGCATTGTCGTGCAAGGGCGCGGCGTCGTTCGATTATCAGCAGATCGAAGCGTTCTACGTCGTCTCGCTGACGTGGGTCGTGACTGTTTATCTTCCGCTCTGGTTCGGCACTCCCGCGAATACGGCACCGGATTCGGGGGCGCTCGTTGCGGTCTCCGACGACCACGACGCTGCACACGTCCGACAGTGGTATCGGGCGACGCGAGCGGTCGTTTGGGATATGGTTCGTCGCGGAGTGCTTTCCGAGCACTCCGCGACGAACTACCTCGCTGCCCGTCTTGTCGAATGGGGGGGTGACCGTCGGGAGGTGATTTCGATGTCGTGA
- the nucS gene encoding endonuclease NucS — protein MPTHGEALTQVEAAIERGDLLTLFGRCTVEYDGRAESYLGPGDRLVVLKPDGTALVHTEEGQKPVNWQPPGGSFDAELNDERLLVESRRPNPDETLAVHFERIVQLSAFDVTDAKEISLAGSEEDLRQRILNDPDLVEKGFTPLATERQTTAGAIDIYGKDAGGTTMVVELKRRRVGPDAVGQLRRYIDALRRDLHAGAEVRGVLVAPSVTERARNMLAESGLEFVSLEP, from the coding sequence ATGCCGACCCACGGTGAGGCACTGACACAGGTCGAAGCGGCAATCGAACGAGGCGACCTCCTTACCCTGTTCGGACGCTGTACCGTCGAGTACGACGGCCGTGCGGAGAGCTACCTCGGTCCCGGCGACCGACTGGTCGTGCTCAAACCCGACGGCACCGCACTCGTCCACACCGAAGAGGGACAAAAACCCGTCAACTGGCAACCACCAGGTGGGTCGTTCGACGCCGAACTGAACGACGAGCGACTGCTCGTCGAAAGCAGACGACCGAACCCGGATGAAACGCTCGCGGTCCACTTCGAACGCATCGTCCAACTCTCGGCGTTCGACGTGACCGACGCGAAGGAAATATCGCTCGCTGGAAGCGAAGAGGACCTCCGCCAGCGAATCCTGAACGACCCGGACCTCGTGGAAAAGGGGTTCACGCCGTTAGCGACCGAGCGCCAGACCACCGCTGGTGCCATCGATATCTACGGAAAGGACGCGGGAGGAACGACGATGGTCGTCGAACTCAAGCGTCGGCGTGTCGGTCCGGACGCGGTCGGTCAACTCCGGCGGTACATCGACGCGCTTCGGCGCGACCTTCACGCCGGAGCGGAAGTCAGGGGGGTGCTGGTAGCCCCATCGGTTACGGAACGCGCTCGCAATATGCTGGCTGAGAGCGGGTTGGAGTTCGTCTCGCTCGAACCCTAA